One Podarcis raffonei isolate rPodRaf1 chromosome 18, rPodRaf1.pri, whole genome shotgun sequence genomic window carries:
- the NDUFA11 gene encoding NADH dehydrogenase [ubiquinone] 1 alpha subcomplex subunit 11, with protein MGDYWDIPEGTDCGRKTWLTTRLGAILGLVGSAYRLTLFPSETALGAFQRATTGTVTMATLGAVFGVTTCLSAQLRDDPEDPKNYFIGGCASGAVWGARAHSFATGTAACVGLGSAAFLAKIGKKEGWRWLGPPEL; from the exons ATGGGTGACTACTGGGACATCCCTGAGGGCACCGACTGCGGCCGGAAAACTTGGCTCACGACGCGGCTCGGGGCCATTCTCg GTCTGGTGGGCTCTGCTTACCGCCTCACCCTGTTCCCGTCCGAAACGGCCCTGGGGGCTTTTCAGAGGGCGACCACCGGAACCGTCACCATGG CCACCTTGGGGGCCGTATTCGGGGTCACCACTTGCCTCAGCGCCCAGCTCCGGGACGACCCAGAGGACCCCAAAAACTATTTCATCGGAGGCTGCGCCTCGGGCGCCGTCTGGGGAGCCAGAG CCCACAGCTTCGCCACCGGCACTGCGGCCTGCGTGGGCCTGGGCTCGGCCGCCTTCCTCGCCAAAATCGGCAAGAAGGAGGGCTGGCGCTGGCTGGGGCCTCCCGAACTCTGA
- the VMAC gene encoding vimentin-type intermediate filament-associated coiled-coil protein: MASSPPALASSSPPTPVQIREANAHLAALHGRVAELEARLAAAEETVRGQAGSLIRKDAETRRALEEIGRQKGREIAALEEQLRSSEERVQELLGLIQEKDGLILRLRHRSRLLGEICRCRPVLDTLLAQMSEGERLGPDSGDDSPDSSGLMPDSNCVPDGARDFSLGSDPQDSDMALFGTTV, encoded by the exons ATGGCGTCCTCTCCTCCCGCTTTGGCGTCCTCCTCTCCTCCGACGCCGGTGCAGATCCGGGAGGCGAACGCGCACCTGGCGGCGCTCCACGGGCGCGTGGCCGAGCTGGAGGCGCGCCTGGCCGCCGCCGAGGAGACCGTGAGGGGCCAGGCCGGCAGCCTCATCCGGAAGGACGCCGAGACCCGCAGGGCCCTGGAGGAGATCGGGCGCCAGAAGGGAAG GGAAATTGCCGCCCTGGAGGAGCAGCTCCGCTCGTCCGAAGAGCGCGTGCAGGAGCTCCTGGGcctcatccaggagaaggacgGCCTGATCCTGCGCCTCCGCCACCGCAGCCGCCTGCTGGGCGAGATCTGCCGCTGCCGGCCCGTGCTGGACACCCTCCTGGCCCAGATGTCCGAAGGGGAGAGGCTGGGGCCCGACAGCGGAGACGACTCCCCGGACTCCAGCGGCCTCATGCCGGACTCGAACTGCGTCCCGGACGGCGCCAGGGACTTCTCCCTGGGCAGCGACCCCCAGGATTCGGACATGGCGCTTTTTGGGACGACGGTCTGA